Part of the Clostridiales bacterium genome is shown below.
TAAAAGTCACAGTTTTCCAATATGTCCCTGAAAAGTCCTTCGTACATCTTCCCGGCGGATTCCACTTTGATATCCCTGAAATTTATACCCTGCAAAGCATCCTTCGATATCGTCACGTTTATCCTGTCAGGCGGCAATATTTCATCTATCATATCAGCCCATTCTATAATAGTGACGCCATCTCCATAAAAAAATTCTTCATAACCTATATCGTACATTTCCTCTATACTTTTTATCCTGTATACATCAAAATGATATACCGGCAGCCTTCCGATATATTCATTTATAATCGTAAATGTTGGGCTTGTCACATAATCTTTGACTCCAAGCCCTTTTGCAATGCCCTTCGTAAACTGGGTTTTCCCTACTCCCAAATCTCCGATAAGGCAGATAATATATCCCTTTTTTGCACAGCTTCCAAGGCACATGCCTATTTTTTCCGTATCCTCAGGGCTGTTCGACGTAAAATTCATTATACCACTCACCGATCCTCATATTCTCTTCATCAA
Proteins encoded:
- the tsaE gene encoding tRNA (adenosine(37)-N6)-threonylcarbamoyltransferase complex ATPase subunit type 1 TsaE, giving the protein MNFTSNSPEDTEKIGMCLGSCAKKGYIICLIGDLGVGKTQFTKGIAKGLGVKDYVTSPTFTIINEYIGRLPVYHFDVYRIKSIEEMYDIGYEEFFYGDGVTIIEWADMIDEILPPDRINVTISKDALQGINFRDIKVESAGKMYEGLFRDILENCDF